The following coding sequences lie in one Candidatus Poribacteria bacterium genomic window:
- a CDS encoding LamG domain-containing protein, which translates to MKTVISIYTTIFFFAMTCIIAFANVVEDPVLYLNAADNPAHPDAWENLGTEGGELLATDKPMKLEEGEIKIPALGVNEPNSKYYTTTESLSTFGGPPAKNTPLFFEDWTLEFLCRRNGDFFVEEHHFAGFQNSPREGQQGIRLWITGGQNLDTSIHAKGSKQAVQPLNLKLEEGVWTWIAVVGTNGKSIVAYQDGKEVSKQAGFEFDKKLPINDISIGANSFDERRRTFNGSFAIVRAYDKALTEAEINQNISGAFAVEPADKLSTTWAHVKRGYE; encoded by the coding sequence ATGAAAACAGTTATTTCGATCTACACAACAATATTTTTCTTCGCGATGACGTGTATTATCGCATTTGCTAACGTTGTTGAAGATCCTGTACTCTATCTTAATGCCGCTGACAACCCTGCCCACCCGGATGCATGGGAAAATCTCGGCACTGAAGGCGGTGAATTGCTTGCCACAGATAAACCAATGAAACTCGAAGAAGGCGAAATTAAAATTCCTGCACTCGGTGTCAATGAACCGAATTCGAAGTATTACACAACCACGGAGTCCCTTTCAACCTTTGGCGGTCCACCCGCAAAAAACACACCCCTGTTTTTCGAGGACTGGACCTTGGAATTCCTTTGTAGACGCAATGGTGATTTTTTTGTTGAAGAACACCATTTCGCCGGTTTCCAGAATAGTCCACGGGAAGGTCAGCAGGGGATTCGGCTTTGGATAACCGGGGGTCAGAATTTGGATACTTCTATCCATGCTAAAGGGAGTAAGCAAGCGGTTCAACCGCTTAACCTGAAACTTGAAGAAGGGGTCTGGACCTGGATAGCGGTCGTCGGCACGAATGGCAAGTCGATTGTGGCGTATCAAGACGGTAAAGAGGTCAGCAAACAAGCCGGTTTTGAATTCGATAAAAAATTACCGATAAACGACATCTCAATCGGTGCGAATTCCTTCGATGAACGCCGTCGAACATTTAATGGTTCATTTGCGATCGTCCGCGCATACGACAAAGCACTGACCGAAGCCGAGATTAACCAAAATATCTCTGGCGCATTTGCTGTAGAGCCAGCAGATAAACTCTCAACAACTTGGGCACACGTAAAACGCGGCTATGAATAA
- a CDS encoding DUF255 domain-containing protein: protein MKNTIRKLLICLLFLNMVWGASADEAALKNPDGSWKWTNRLIHETSPYLRLHAHNPVEWYPWDDEALARAKKENKLIFLSVGYSTCYWCHVMEREVFSNPEIAAVMNRDFINIKIDREERPDLDEIYMTATQLLIQRGGWPNSVFLTPDLKPFYAGTYFPPTDMPGRPGFPTILDAVHEAWVTREAEVIESANQVSDTIELATSRGFTALTATPLDRSLTTAALNYLRPTYDHTYGGFGGAPKFPSPANLELLLSEYERVADESLLKMVTYTLDMMAYGGMYDQIGGGFHRYSVDAKWLVPHFEKMLYDNAQLARVYLQAHQITQEPRYRRIAEEIFSFVSREMTAPEGGFYSALDAETDAEEGKYYVWTADEIQKILGKKGAARFAGVYGVDKGPNFEGKNILYVPQGAVAEEALKEVESARERLLEARFEREYPLLDTKIIVNWNGLMIDALAYGYEVLGKERYLLTASKAARFILDTLKKPNGELCHTYTAGIVKQDVYLDDYAFFVRGLLGLYRATGDEEWLNSARTLTDAMIQLFWDDKNGGFYYTKADAKHLIVRTKKPYDSAIPSGNAVAVGNLLAFGADYRHYAEETLQTFAKSMAQSPSSFMYMHFSLNRYLDAGEKLSSGTSLVSATAEIKSRSNNVLNVILQLNIASGWHINANPAGQDNLIPTTVTADADAPFEILDIAYPTGRSARFEFSDESVNVYEGKLTIPLKLKQKSNRKKSARVTLKLTYQPCSETECLLPQTLDIPLDLP, encoded by the coding sequence ATGAAAAATACAATACGGAAGTTGCTCATCTGTTTGCTTTTTCTCAATATGGTATGGGGCGCAAGTGCCGATGAAGCCGCACTTAAGAACCCAGACGGCTCATGGAAGTGGACGAATCGACTCATCCACGAAACCAGTCCTTATCTACGCCTCCATGCCCATAACCCCGTAGAGTGGTATCCTTGGGACGATGAAGCGTTAGCGCGTGCGAAGAAAGAAAACAAGTTAATTTTTCTTTCTGTTGGATACTCCACGTGCTACTGGTGCCACGTCATGGAGCGGGAGGTCTTCTCAAATCCAGAAATCGCCGCGGTGATGAACAGAGATTTTATTAATATCAAGATTGACAGAGAAGAACGTCCGGATCTCGATGAAATTTATATGACAGCAACGCAACTCCTGATTCAGCGCGGTGGATGGCCCAACTCTGTTTTCCTGACGCCTGATTTAAAGCCGTTTTATGCTGGCACCTATTTCCCGCCTACAGATATGCCCGGCAGACCGGGGTTTCCAACGATCCTCGATGCCGTGCATGAAGCATGGGTGACGCGCGAGGCGGAAGTCATTGAATCAGCGAATCAAGTTTCAGACACTATTGAATTGGCAACGAGTAGGGGATTCACGGCACTCACTGCCACACCCCTGGATAGATCTCTCACGACTGCTGCGTTGAACTATCTCCGTCCGACTTATGATCACACCTACGGTGGATTTGGGGGCGCACCGAAATTCCCAAGTCCAGCGAATCTTGAGCTTTTGCTAAGTGAGTACGAACGCGTCGCTGATGAATCACTGTTGAAGATGGTGACATATACGCTCGATATGATGGCTTACGGTGGGATGTATGATCAGATCGGCGGCGGATTTCACCGGTATTCTGTTGACGCAAAATGGCTCGTTCCGCATTTTGAGAAGATGCTTTACGACAACGCACAATTGGCAAGAGTGTATCTCCAAGCACATCAAATAACACAGGAACCTCGCTATCGACGCATCGCTGAAGAGATCTTCAGTTTCGTTTCTCGAGAGATGACGGCACCAGAGGGTGGATTCTATTCAGCATTGGACGCCGAAACGGATGCCGAAGAAGGAAAATATTACGTCTGGACTGCCGATGAGATTCAGAAGATCCTCGGTAAAAAGGGGGCGGCACGTTTCGCCGGTGTTTACGGTGTCGATAAAGGTCCTAATTTTGAAGGGAAAAATATTCTCTATGTTCCGCAAGGCGCGGTAGCAGAGGAGGCTCTGAAGGAGGTCGAATCTGCGCGAGAAAGGCTCTTAGAAGCGCGCTTTGAACGGGAATATCCGTTACTGGACACGAAGATTATTGTCAATTGGAACGGCTTAATGATAGATGCGCTCGCTTACGGATATGAGGTGCTTGGAAAGGAGCGGTATCTTCTCACGGCATCGAAGGCCGCCCGGTTTATTCTTGACACCCTGAAAAAACCGAACGGTGAATTGTGTCATACCTATACTGCGGGTATTGTGAAACAGGATGTGTATCTCGATGACTACGCCTTTTTCGTCCGGGGGTTGCTTGGATTATATCGAGCGACAGGTGATGAAGAGTGGTTGAATTCAGCGAGAACGCTTACCGATGCGATGATTCAACTTTTTTGGGACGACAAAAACGGCGGATTCTATTACACGAAAGCGGATGCGAAACACCTGATTGTGCGAACCAAAAAACCTTATGACTCCGCAATTCCATCTGGAAATGCCGTTGCTGTAGGGAATCTGCTGGCATTTGGGGCGGATTATCGGCATTACGCTGAAGAGACGTTGCAGACTTTCGCGAAGTCTATGGCGCAAAGTCCCTCGTCTTTCATGTATATGCATTTTTCGCTTAACCGCTATTTAGACGCAGGAGAAAAACTCAGTTCTGGAACGTCGCTCGTAAGTGCGACTGCTGAAATTAAATCCCGAAGTAACAACGTGTTGAATGTGATACTTCAACTCAACATCGCTTCAGGATGGCACATTAACGCGAATCCGGCAGGTCAAGACAATTTAATTCCAACAACTGTTACGGCGGATGCTGATGCCCCGTTTGAAATTCTTGATATAGCGTATCCGACAGGAAGATCGGCGCGTTTTGAGTTTAGCGACGAATCTGTGAATGTTTATGAAGGAAAACTGACGATACCACTAAAGTTAAAGCAGAAATCGAATCGTAAGAAGAGTGCCCGAGTCACTCTAAAACTCACATACCAGCCTTGTAGTGAAACGGAGTGTTTATTACCACAGACGTTGGACATTCCATTAGACTTGCCATAG
- a CDS encoding metal ABC transporter permease has protein sequence MGLVSAPTQQTQPEDNSESVVKASATWGRLGEVIQEHLDIQLIAIVTAVACALPGVFLVLRRMTLMSDAISHAILPGIVLAFFLTESLSSPLLILAAAGTGVLTVVFVELLQRTKLVKEDAAIGLTFPALFSIGVILISRFAGNVHLDMDAVLLGELAYAPLNRLNVFGRDVGPVSVYVMGTILLLNLAFILLFYKELKLATFDASLAATLGFAPTLIHYGLMTLVSVTTVGAFDAVGSILVVALIAGPPATAYLITNRLSLMLTLSAIIGSVNAVGGYWLAYLFDVSIAGAIATMTLLVFGVIFLVVPNRGIIAIARRRTRQKWEFAQTMLVIHLFNHEGLPEAEAESEIAHLHEHLRWDPTFATQVVKYALNNRCVSQEETQLTLTERGRSVAQQALVQ, from the coding sequence ATGGGACTGGTTTCGGCACCAACGCAACAAACGCAACCTGAAGATAACAGCGAGTCGGTTGTTAAAGCATCCGCAACGTGGGGGCGATTAGGAGAAGTGATACAAGAGCATCTTGATATCCAACTCATTGCGATTGTCACAGCGGTGGCGTGCGCCTTGCCGGGTGTGTTCTTAGTGCTGAGGCGGATGACTTTGATGAGCGATGCAATTAGCCATGCGATTCTCCCCGGGATTGTCCTCGCCTTTTTTTTGACAGAAAGTCTGTCCTCGCCGCTCCTAATTCTTGCTGCTGCGGGGACAGGGGTGCTCACCGTTGTTTTCGTTGAGTTGCTGCAACGAACGAAACTCGTGAAAGAGGATGCCGCGATCGGCTTGACGTTCCCTGCCCTTTTCAGCATCGGGGTGATCCTGATTTCTCGGTTTGCTGGCAACGTTCACTTGGATATGGATGCCGTTCTCCTCGGTGAACTCGCCTACGCGCCGCTTAATCGGTTAAATGTTTTCGGACGCGATGTGGGTCCCGTATCTGTATATGTGATGGGAACGATTCTGCTGTTGAACCTCGCCTTTATTCTCCTATTTTACAAAGAGTTGAAGTTGGCGACCTTCGACGCAAGTTTAGCTGCCACATTGGGGTTCGCGCCTACCCTGATTCACTATGGACTGATGACGCTTGTGTCCGTTACAACGGTCGGAGCATTTGATGCTGTTGGTTCGATATTGGTTGTTGCGCTTATCGCTGGACCACCTGCTACGGCGTACCTTATCACAAATAGACTTTCGCTGATGCTTACCTTGAGCGCGATTATTGGGAGTGTGAACGCGGTAGGTGGCTATTGGCTCGCCTATCTTTTCGATGTATCTATTGCGGGCGCAATTGCGACAATGACACTCCTTGTGTTCGGAGTGATTTTTCTCGTTGTTCCGAATCGTGGGATTATTGCAATCGCGCGTAGGCGAACACGCCAAAAATGGGAATTTGCCCAAACGATGTTAGTGATTCACCTCTTTAATCACGAGGGGCTTCCGGAAGCTGAGGCAGAATCAGAGATCGCACACCTCCATGAGCATCTTCGTTGGGATCCCACATTTGCAACCCAAGTCGTAAAATACGCCCTGAATAACCGTTGCGTCTCTCAAGAAGAGACACAGTTGACACTGACGGAACGCGGACGTTCTGTAGCACAGCAGGCACTTGTACAATAA
- a CDS encoding metal ABC transporter permease — MNTLIQFDYTLMIVAIGAALLGAVSGTLGTYAVLRRQSLLGDAISHAALPGIAIAFLLTGSKTPLILVLGAAIAGWLGTLLILSIVRLTRIKYDSALGIILSTFFGFGLVLHTLIQRTGNANQAGLDTFLFGQAATILESDVLTIGILGGIAIVIMLVFWKELKLLVFDEGFAASLGFPIRALDILLTSLLVIAIVLGLQAVGAVLMSAMLVAPAVAARQWTNKLSVMMFLAAGFGALAGVGGTIISSSASRIPTGPTIVLCATVVVGFSIVLAPNRGLLWDWFRHQRNKRNLKITASRLLKHPQRGGD, encoded by the coding sequence TTGAATACCCTGATCCAGTTTGATTACACACTCATGATTGTCGCTATCGGTGCAGCCTTACTCGGTGCCGTGAGCGGGACGCTTGGCACCTATGCTGTTTTACGCCGGCAGAGCCTTCTCGGCGATGCTATTTCACACGCCGCGTTGCCCGGTATTGCCATCGCATTTCTGCTGACCGGAAGCAAAACGCCTCTGATTCTGGTTCTCGGTGCAGCAATCGCGGGGTGGCTCGGCACGCTGCTCATTTTGAGTATCGTGAGGCTGACGCGTATCAAATACGATAGTGCCCTTGGGATCATACTGTCCACTTTTTTCGGGTTCGGTTTAGTGCTACATACGCTGATTCAGCGGACCGGGAATGCGAATCAAGCCGGGTTAGATACGTTCCTCTTCGGGCAAGCCGCTACAATTCTGGAGAGCGATGTTTTAACCATAGGAATACTCGGGGGTATTGCAATCGTCATCATGCTCGTTTTTTGGAAAGAGTTGAAGTTGTTGGTTTTCGATGAAGGTTTTGCCGCATCGCTTGGGTTTCCAATCCGTGCCCTTGACATTCTCCTGACGAGTCTGCTTGTTATAGCAATCGTTCTCGGTCTACAAGCGGTTGGTGCTGTCCTGATGAGTGCAATGTTGGTCGCGCCAGCGGTCGCCGCACGGCAATGGACAAATAAGCTGAGCGTGATGATGTTTCTTGCTGCTGGTTTTGGGGCACTCGCGGGCGTGGGTGGAACGATTATCAGTAGTAGTGCTTCACGTATCCCGACGGGTCCAACGATTGTATTGTGTGCAACAGTTGTGGTGGGATTCTCGATCGTTCTTGCCCCGAATCGCGGGCTTTTATGGGACTGGTTTCGGCACCAACGCAACAAACGCAACCTGAAGATAACAGCGAGTCGGTTGTTAAAGCATCCGCAACGTGGGGGCGATTAG
- a CDS encoding metal ABC transporter ATP-binding protein, with translation MQASGTKAIEVTDLTVAYQDQPVLWDVDLDVPPGVLLSIVGPNGAGKTTLIKAILGLVRPAAGNVLIYDKPYEAQRRMVGYVPQRGTVDWDFPTNVLDVVMMGRYGALGWVRRPGKQERELAMQALEKVGMEAYTTRQISQLSGGQQQRVFLARALVQDATVYLMDEPFQGVDATTERAIVTLLQELREKGKTVVVVHHDLQTVTDYFDWVMLLNIRRIASGPVDETFTPENLRTTYGGRVAFITK, from the coding sequence ATGCAAGCGTCCGGAACGAAAGCCATTGAAGTAACCGATCTAACGGTTGCCTATCAAGATCAACCCGTCTTGTGGGATGTCGATTTGGATGTACCACCAGGGGTGCTCCTGTCGATCGTTGGTCCCAATGGTGCCGGCAAAACGACGTTAATTAAGGCGATTTTGGGGTTGGTCCGCCCCGCGGCAGGTAACGTCTTGATTTACGACAAACCTTATGAAGCACAACGTCGGATGGTCGGTTATGTCCCACAACGGGGGACGGTTGACTGGGATTTTCCGACAAACGTGCTGGATGTGGTCATGATGGGACGTTATGGTGCGCTCGGATGGGTACGAAGACCCGGAAAACAGGAGCGGGAGCTTGCTATGCAGGCACTGGAGAAGGTCGGCATGGAGGCGTATACCACCCGACAAATCAGTCAACTCTCCGGTGGACAACAACAGCGTGTTTTCTTGGCACGTGCCCTTGTTCAAGACGCTACAGTATACTTGATGGATGAACCTTTTCAAGGCGTTGATGCTACCACAGAACGCGCAATCGTAACCCTACTTCAAGAACTCCGAGAAAAGGGAAAAACAGTTGTCGTGGTGCATCACGATTTACAAACGGTAACCGACTATTTCGATTGGGTAATGCTCTTGAACATTCGGCGCATCGCAAGCGGTCCTGTTGACGAAACGTTCACACCTGAAAATTTGCGGACAACTTATGGCGGACGCGTCGCGTTTATAACGAAATAG
- a CDS encoding manganese transporter — MQRAYISLCLMVSIFVFIGCDPKGQPDASIDGKVRIVTTIGMVTDIVKNVGGDRVEVTGLMGPGVDPHLYKASAGDVQRLTSAQLIFYNGLHLESKMGDILAKMSGDTKTVAVTDAVDRSLLLTPPEFEGQYDPHLWFDVPLWMKAVGTVRDTLSEFDSDNTLMYWTNAERYLAKLAELHEYVKSQAERVPSEQRVLVTAHDAFNYFGKAYGFEVRGLQGISTATEAGIADVQELATFIAERRIPAIFVESSVSTRSLEAVKAAVKSKGFDVKIGGELFSDAMGNDGTPEGTYIGMVRHNIDTIVTALIGRTSTSSMVGN; from the coding sequence ATGCAAAGAGCTTATATTTCGTTATGTTTGATGGTTTCCATTTTTGTGTTCATTGGGTGTGATCCGAAAGGACAACCTGATGCCTCCATAGATGGGAAAGTTCGAATTGTCACGACGATCGGTATGGTTACCGATATTGTTAAAAATGTGGGGGGCGACCGCGTTGAGGTCACGGGGTTAATGGGACCTGGGGTGGATCCACACCTTTATAAAGCGAGTGCAGGGGATGTACAGCGGTTAACTTCAGCGCAGCTCATTTTCTATAACGGACTACATCTCGAATCGAAAATGGGGGACATCCTTGCCAAAATGTCAGGAGACACCAAAACTGTTGCCGTGACAGACGCAGTTGACCGGAGTCTGCTACTAACACCACCCGAATTTGAAGGGCAATACGATCCGCACTTGTGGTTTGATGTGCCGCTCTGGATGAAAGCGGTGGGAACAGTTCGTGATACGCTGAGTGAATTCGATTCGGACAATACACTCATGTACTGGACCAATGCTGAACGCTATCTCGCGAAACTTGCAGAACTGCACGAATATGTGAAGTCGCAGGCGGAACGCGTGCCGTCTGAGCAACGGGTGCTCGTAACGGCGCACGACGCTTTTAACTACTTTGGGAAGGCTTATGGGTTTGAGGTGCGCGGACTACAAGGCATTAGCACCGCAACAGAAGCAGGTATCGCCGATGTTCAGGAATTGGCGACCTTTATCGCAGAGCGACGCATTCCTGCAATTTTTGTGGAATCCTCCGTCTCTACGAGGAGCCTTGAAGCAGTGAAAGCCGCCGTGAAGTCAAAAGGGTTTGATGTGAAAATTGGTGGAGAACTTTTCTCCGATGCTATGGGAAATGACGGAACGCCTGAAGGCACCTATATCGGTATGGTGCGTCATAACATTGATACAATTGTGACCGCGCTCATTGGAAGGACATCCACCAGTTCTATGGTTGGGAATTAA
- a CDS encoding metal-dependent transcriptional regulator produces MLTHAAEDYLKSIYKLQEKVGKVSTGILAEYLNVKPASATGMIKKLKTMQLVKHERYQGVTLTDAGKAIALEIIRHHRLLELYLFKALGVPWDGVHEEAEKLEHVISEDVEARMDAFLGYPTADPHGAPIPDKNGVVRKTAHIPMTELCAGQSCIVAEVSDTDSALLRHLGSFNLYPGTAFRVIEVAPFEGPFTIDIAGQQVVIGREVAKQIFVDNVEE; encoded by the coding sequence ATGCTTACACATGCAGCTGAGGATTACCTCAAGTCGATCTATAAATTGCAAGAGAAAGTCGGTAAAGTTTCGACCGGCATTTTGGCGGAATACCTCAATGTGAAACCTGCGTCTGCCACCGGGATGATTAAGAAACTAAAGACAATGCAACTGGTGAAACACGAGCGGTATCAGGGGGTTACGTTGACGGATGCTGGGAAAGCAATCGCACTTGAAATTATCCGGCACCATCGTTTGTTGGAACTTTATCTCTTCAAGGCACTTGGTGTTCCGTGGGATGGTGTTCACGAAGAAGCCGAGAAATTGGAGCATGTCATTTCGGAAGATGTGGAGGCACGGATGGATGCGTTTCTCGGCTATCCAACCGCCGATCCACACGGTGCACCCATACCCGATAAAAACGGCGTTGTGAGGAAGACGGCGCATATCCCGATGACAGAATTGTGTGCGGGCCAATCTTGTATTGTTGCTGAAGTGAGTGACACGGATTCGGCGTTACTTCGGCATTTAGGAAGTTTCAATCTTTACCCAGGCACAGCATTCCGAGTGATTGAGGTTGCTCCCTTTGAAGGTCCCTTTACTATTGACATTGCCGGGCAGCAGGTGGTCATTGGGCGTGAGGTTGCGAAACAAATTTTTGTCGATAATGTGGAGGAATAG
- a CDS encoding Gfo/Idh/MocA family oxidoreductase, whose amino-acid sequence MAIGLGVIGMNPTNMGSTATLLKDVPDLKYELRGICAKRADVLENYANQIGVDFWTTDYRELVQREDISVIAIYSPDHLHAEHCVAAIEAGKHVICTKPMVTKLDDAQQLVDLVREHKVKFLVGQSMRFDLQFLTMKGFLDDGDLGDIMLADAYYVHDMREVYDFTPWRLHEPQDLMFGGIVHPVDLLRCLLGDVDEVHAYGTKGLLTPEYPIKNNFFLNLKFKSGQIARAMGLYDVVHPPMPMQSISIFGSKGTVIGDFTDNKEGHVKLMLDKMATREPFEVTCPPEIDTSVYGHGQTVIRYMRHFQQCLEEDVEPSPNVIDGAKSIAVGVAAWESIETGQPVKVFNDF is encoded by the coding sequence ATGGCAATAGGATTGGGCGTTATTGGGATGAACCCCACGAATATGGGGTCAACTGCGACACTGTTAAAGGATGTACCGGACCTGAAATATGAACTTCGCGGTATCTGCGCGAAACGGGCAGATGTACTTGAAAACTATGCCAACCAAATTGGCGTGGACTTTTGGACGACAGATTATCGAGAATTAGTGCAGCGCGAAGATATTTCTGTTATCGCTATCTATTCCCCCGACCACTTGCACGCTGAACATTGCGTCGCGGCGATAGAAGCGGGTAAGCACGTCATTTGCACAAAGCCGATGGTGACCAAGTTAGATGATGCACAACAATTAGTGGATCTGGTGCGCGAGCACAAAGTCAAATTCCTTGTGGGGCAGTCGATGCGGTTTGACCTCCAATTTTTGACAATGAAAGGGTTTCTCGACGACGGTGATTTAGGCGACATTATGCTAGCGGATGCCTATTATGTCCACGACATGCGCGAGGTCTACGACTTCACGCCGTGGCGACTCCATGAACCGCAAGATTTGATGTTCGGCGGTATTGTGCATCCTGTTGACCTATTGCGTTGTCTCCTCGGTGATGTAGATGAAGTGCATGCCTACGGAACGAAAGGCTTGCTCACACCGGAATACCCTATAAAGAACAATTTTTTTCTTAACCTGAAGTTTAAGAGCGGACAGATTGCGAGAGCGATGGGGCTTTACGATGTCGTCCATCCCCCGATGCCGATGCAGTCTATCTCTATTTTTGGAAGTAAAGGGACGGTAATTGGGGACTTTACGGACAATAAAGAGGGACACGTCAAGTTGATGCTCGATAAAATGGCCACCAGAGAACCCTTTGAAGTGACCTGTCCGCCTGAAATAGATACCAGTGTTTATGGACATGGGCAAACGGTTATCCGATATATGCGCCATTTTCAGCAGTGTCTTGAAGAAGATGTAGAACCCTCGCCGAATGTGATTGACGGTGCGAAGTCTATTGCTGTCGGTGTGGCGGCGTGGGAGTCTATTGAGACGGGACAGCCCGTGAAGGTATTCAACGACTTTTAG
- a CDS encoding serine protease, which yields MKRIGKFSFGILILGVILSCARTPQRIELHPVYAVPRGTPMGPGLPLGVAEGLDTEEVKASTVAVVYGAGDSTMIGSGFFVANDKIVTNIHGLADADLASLHVRTDNANYTIRGVTAFDTQNDLVILQISGTGVPLVLGNSDAVSSGETVFGVGYVGYPADRFNVMENTILPEQLNGVWLRVTPNSPGGNSGGPVLNTKGEVVGITVAGSGAIGYAIGSNVLKGLLNRSGTAEPLAKWQKRDSIRAYLYLYQASSKFYTDDYAGAIEAIDKFFTINPTFTGISMRYENRGYAKVHLGRSKFDKNAPEVAQQYYHSAIQDLDKAISITPKNTPAYFKRGYTRTLLGHAEFIKGHTEIAQQYYRAAIKDFDKAMGIYPEFPAYAERGAVKVALGISGTNQGHTTEAQQYYYAAIEDCDKAIYYDRHDTYAYIIRAYTKICLADFESDKGNMENARSLYEAAIADCDSAIKLDAEHPYGYHTRGVAKAILDDYSGALEDFDKTVNLKPDFARAYYNRALVKVLLGEKKEAKADFKKARELDADIEK from the coding sequence GTGAAACGCATCGGTAAATTTTCATTCGGTATTCTCATTTTGGGAGTCATTCTTTCATGTGCTCGAACACCCCAGCGTATTGAATTGCACCCAGTGTACGCTGTGCCGCGCGGCACTCCAATGGGACCGGGACTCCCTCTTGGTGTGGCTGAAGGTTTAGATACGGAAGAAGTAAAAGCATCTACGGTCGCTGTGGTTTACGGAGCAGGAGATTCAACGATGATCGGTAGCGGCTTTTTCGTAGCAAATGACAAGATTGTTACTAACATTCATGGTCTTGCAGATGCTGATCTTGCGTCATTACACGTGAGGACCGATAACGCGAACTATACAATTCGAGGTGTTACGGCATTTGATACCCAAAATGATCTCGTCATTCTACAAATATCTGGCACTGGCGTACCGCTTGTCCTCGGTAATAGTGACGCAGTTAGCAGTGGTGAGACTGTTTTCGGTGTAGGCTATGTAGGCTATCCTGCTGATAGGTTTAATGTCATGGAGAACACCATCCTTCCGGAGCAGCTTAACGGTGTGTGGCTTCGTGTAACACCCAACAGTCCGGGGGGGAACAGCGGCGGTCCTGTGCTGAATACCAAAGGCGAAGTCGTCGGTATTACTGTTGCTGGTAGCGGTGCTATCGGTTATGCCATTGGGTCAAACGTACTCAAAGGGCTACTCAACCGGTCGGGAACAGCTGAACCTTTGGCGAAATGGCAGAAGAGAGATTCAATACGCGCCTATCTCTATCTCTATCAGGCATCCAGCAAATTCTACACGGATGACTACGCTGGTGCGATAGAGGCAATTGATAAATTTTTTACGATAAATCCTACATTCACAGGAATAAGCATGAGATATGAGAATCGTGGATATGCCAAAGTCCACCTTGGTCGCTCTAAATTTGACAAAAATGCGCCAGAGGTAGCACAGCAATATTATCATTCAGCGATTCAGGATCTTGATAAAGCTATCAGCATTACCCCCAAGAACACGCCCGCGTATTTCAAGCGCGGATATACGAGAACTCTCCTTGGGCACGCTGAATTTATCAAGGGGCACACAGAGATAGCACAACAGTACTATCGTGCAGCGATTAAAGACTTTGATAAAGCCATGGGTATCTACCCAGAGTTTCCCGCATACGCCGAGCGTGGAGCGGTGAAAGTTGCTCTGGGCATCTCTGGGACCAACCAAGGGCATACCACGGAAGCACAGCAGTACTATTACGCCGCGATTGAAGACTGTGATAAGGCTATCTATTACGACCGGCATGATACATACGCCTACATCATTCGTGCGTATACAAAAATTTGCTTGGCAGATTTTGAATCTGATAAAGGAAATATGGAAAATGCCCGAAGCCTATACGAAGCAGCGATAGCTGATTGTGATTCGGCTATCAAACTTGACGCTGAGCATCCTTACGGCTATCACACGCGCGGTGTTGCAAAAGCGATTCTTGATGACTATAGTGGAGCACTTGAGGATTTCGACAAAACCGTCAATCTCAAACCTGATTTTGCCAGAGCCTACTACAATCGTGCACTTGTGAAAGTGTTGCTTGGAGAAAAAAAGGAAGCGAAGGCGGATTTCAAAAAGGCGAGGGAACTTGACGCAGATATCGAAAAATAA